In Candidatus Hydrogenedens sp., the genomic stretch TCGATTGTTATTCATATCAGATTATAACGATTTAATATTTACCTTTATATTTATTTCAACATTAGAACCTGGGTAATATACATTTTTCCAACAAGGAATTAATACATTTCCTTGATATACTCTTTCCTGACCATTTTCCGATTGACTTACGGTTTCTATCGGAAAATTAAAAATCCTTGCTTCTTTATCAAAAAGAAACTCTATTTCCAAACCTTGCCATTCATCTCTAATAGATATATGGCTTAACCCTATTTCATCTCCTATATCCCCCAACTTACGCACAGAGAGAATTTTATCTCTGGAATAAAGAAAACGGTCATCAGCGGAACCTGTTAGGAGATTAAAACACCACTCTGACCCAAAATATCCTTCAAATTCTCCCGTAGAATTATTAATAATGCTATATTTTACCTCAAATGAAACCTCTTTTTCATTTTTGGAGGAAGAAAGAGCAAATACTTTTATAACATCAACATTCCATTTCAAATCACTTATAGAAACAATTCCTTTACCTGTAAAGGAAATCTTTGAACCATTACATTGATGCTCATAATTATCTTTACATAATGACCACCAATCAACATAATTGTTTTTTCTCAAATCTTCAATAGATATATTTAAAGGCAAAAAATGGTCCCTC encodes the following:
- a CDS encoding DUF1926 domain-containing protein, which translates into the protein RDHFLPLNISIEDLRKNNYVDWWSLCKDNYEHQCNGSKISFTGKGIVSISDLKWNVDVIKVFALSSSKNEKEVSFEVKYSIINNSTGEFEGYFGSEWCFNLLTGSADDRFLYSRDKILSVRKLGDIGDEIGLSHISIRDEWQGLEIEFLFDKEARIFNFPIETVSQSENGQERVYQGNVLIPCWKNVYYPGSNVEINIKVNIKSL